A genome region from Frankineae bacterium MT45 includes the following:
- a CDS encoding Predicted kinase, aminoglycoside phosphotransferase (APT) family codes for MSLSATVGNPPQTGQLPADVLPLDVLAPLLVAATGDAAWQQVDASLITGGKSNLTFELTCPSGAVILRRPPTGALLATAHDMSREVRVQRALAGSRVPVAQILLDDDGAAIGTPFYVMNKVAGHIIRDELPAGVADTPYARRQLGYTLVDVLAELHSVSPSEVGLAEFGRPEGFLARQLRRWGRQWEASRDEPVPALDSLAQLLEQRLPESPRPAIVHGDYRLDNCMIAPPSGDAPASVAAVLDWEMSTLGDPLTDLGMLLFYWREAGDPPRLLSPGVTSLEGFPTRREVAQRYAEQTGLDLEHLWFYEAFAHFKFAVIAQGIQARARAGLMAGQEFGDLQNEVQGIAEQGLAIAATHD; via the coding sequence ATGAGTTTGAGCGCAACCGTAGGGAACCCGCCGCAGACTGGGCAACTGCCGGCGGACGTACTGCCGTTGGACGTGCTGGCCCCGTTGCTGGTCGCGGCGACCGGCGACGCGGCCTGGCAGCAAGTCGACGCGAGTCTCATCACCGGCGGCAAGTCGAACCTGACGTTCGAGCTGACCTGCCCGTCGGGAGCGGTGATTCTGCGCCGACCACCGACCGGTGCACTGCTGGCGACCGCGCACGACATGAGCCGCGAGGTGCGGGTACAGCGGGCGTTGGCCGGCAGCCGCGTCCCGGTGGCGCAGATCCTCCTCGACGACGACGGGGCGGCCATCGGGACGCCGTTCTACGTCATGAACAAGGTGGCCGGCCACATCATCCGAGACGAGCTTCCAGCTGGCGTCGCCGACACCCCGTACGCGCGGCGCCAGCTGGGCTACACCCTGGTCGACGTCCTGGCCGAGCTGCATTCGGTGTCGCCGTCCGAGGTCGGACTGGCTGAGTTCGGCCGGCCGGAGGGGTTCCTGGCGCGTCAGCTTCGTCGCTGGGGTCGGCAGTGGGAGGCGAGCCGGGACGAGCCGGTGCCCGCCCTGGATTCGCTGGCGCAGCTGCTGGAGCAGCGCCTCCCGGAGAGTCCACGTCCGGCGATCGTGCATGGCGACTACCGGCTCGACAACTGCATGATCGCGCCGCCTAGCGGCGATGCACCGGCCTCGGTCGCGGCTGTCCTTGACTGGGAGATGTCCACCCTCGGCGATCCTCTCACCGACCTGGGGATGCTGCTCTTCTACTGGCGGGAGGCCGGCGACCCGCCTCGGCTGCTCAGTCCTGGCGTGACGTCCCTCGAAGGTTTCCCGACCCGCCGGGAAGTGGCGCAGCGGTACGCCGAGCAGACCGGTCTCGACCTGGAACACCTATGGTTTTACGAGGCATTCGCTCACTTCAAGTTCGCCGTCATCGCCCAGGGCATCCAGGCCCGGGCCCGGGCTGGGCTAATGGCCGGCCAGGAGTTCGGCGATCTGCAGAACGAGGTGCAGGGCATCGCCGAGCAGGGTCTCGCCATTGCGGCGACGCACGACTGA